From Neobacillus sp. PS2-9, the proteins below share one genomic window:
- a CDS encoding MarR family transcriptional regulator gives MLTHELFHTLHQLSRHLTNKLNEALSSMGLYGSQWAVIFVLKTKGSLTQRELCDYLFVEAPPMTRTIQRLVKQGYVRQVSGKDKRAKYIELTEEALKLYPEWESVVNEVNQTLLRHFPEKSQEELLTLQYSWLKQLL, from the coding sequence ATGTTAACCCACGAATTATTTCATACTCTTCACCAGCTTTCACGTCATCTCACCAACAAACTTAATGAAGCATTGTCCTCAATGGGCTTGTACGGTTCGCAATGGGCCGTTATTTTTGTATTAAAAACCAAAGGATCGTTAACACAGAGAGAACTTTGTGATTATCTTTTTGTTGAGGCACCGCCCATGACACGAACCATCCAACGCCTTGTAAAACAAGGCTATGTGAGACAGGTGTCAGGTAAAGACAAGCGGGCAAAGTACATTGAATTAACAGAAGAAGCATTGAAATTATATCCCGAATGGGAAAGTGTTGTGAACGAGGTCAACCAGACATTACTGCGGCATTTTCCAGAAAAATCACAGGAGGAATTACTGACATTGCAATACAGCTGGTTAAAGCAGCTTTTATAA
- the metH gene encoding methionine synthase — MLKTSFTDQLKKRILVMDGAMGTMLQRVNLTAEDFGGEEFEGCNENLNLTAPSVIANIHREYLEAGADIIETNTFGATSLVLDEYGLGYKAYEINKIAAMIAIGEVQKVYSEDWPRFVAGSMGPTTKTLSVTGGTTFDELAASYEEQAIGLIDGGVDLLLLETSQDMLNVKAGFAGIQSAFSKTGTTLPIVISGTIEPMGTTLAGQSIEAFYISVEHMKPAAVGLNCATGPEFMQDHIRSLSNLATTAVSCYPNAGLPDEEGHYHETPEILAKKLSDFAAHGWLNIVGGCCGTTPEHIKAISEAMKNYQPRGYEPSSVHMVSGIEPFVYDDPTLRPIMVGERTNVIGSRKFKRLITEGKFEEASEVARAQVKGGAHVIDICLADPDRDEIVDMENFIKEVVKKVKVPLVIDSTDEKVIEKALKYSQGKAIINSINLEDGEERFEAIVPLIHRYGAAVVVGTIDEEGMGVTAERKLEIAKRSHDLLVHKYGLQSQDLIFDPLVFPVGTGDEQYIGSAKATVEGIRLIKEQLPGVQTILGISNVSFGLPPVGREILNSVFLYHCTQAGLDYAIVNTEKLERFASISKEEVTLAEDLLFRTTDETLAVFTEFYRGKKKEAKSTVPNMTLEERLAYYVVEGTKEGLLSDLDLALESYPAPLAIINGPLMDGMKEVGRLFNDNQLIVAEVLQSAEVMKAAVSHLEPHMEKGDVSATKGKVILATVKGDVHDIGKNLVDIILSNNGYDVVDLGIKVTPTELVKAIHREKPDMVGLSGLLVKSAQQMVLTAQDMKDAGISLPILVGGAALSRKFTDTKIAKEYDGLVLYAKDAMNGLSLANQLQDQEEHQKLLDEKAEKLAALEIPRELPIRQVGAVAVKVKPSVSTEAPVFTPMDTKRHILKTYSLSHIEPYINMQMLIGHHLGVKGKVAKLLAEKDEKAVKVKEVVDQLLADASRENWITPNAVYQFFPAQSNGNKVIIYDPENTETIIETFDFPRQDAAPHLCLADFLKSVDSGVMDYVGFFTVTAGRGIREKADEFKADGRFLESHALQSLALETAEGFAELIHRQMRDRWGFPDPLTFTMQDRFAAKYQGQRFSYGYPACPDLEDQKKLFKLIQPEELGIQLTDGCMMEPEASVSAMVFAHPEARYFNVLR; from the coding sequence TTGCTGAAAACATCATTTACTGATCAGTTGAAGAAACGAATCCTCGTAATGGATGGAGCCATGGGAACAATGCTGCAACGAGTCAACCTTACCGCTGAGGATTTTGGCGGAGAGGAATTCGAGGGCTGTAATGAAAACCTTAATTTAACTGCTCCCTCTGTCATAGCCAATATTCACCGAGAATATCTTGAGGCTGGCGCAGACATTATTGAAACCAATACGTTTGGGGCAACTAGCCTAGTGCTTGATGAATATGGTCTCGGCTACAAAGCCTATGAAATCAATAAAATCGCTGCGATGATTGCGATTGGTGAGGTGCAAAAGGTTTATTCTGAGGACTGGCCACGTTTTGTTGCTGGTTCGATGGGTCCGACGACGAAAACATTAAGTGTGACTGGTGGAACGACCTTTGATGAACTTGCGGCAAGTTACGAGGAGCAAGCAATTGGCTTAATTGACGGCGGCGTTGATCTTCTGCTACTTGAAACAAGCCAGGATATGTTGAATGTAAAAGCTGGGTTCGCTGGTATCCAAAGTGCTTTTTCGAAGACAGGTACTACACTTCCGATTGTGATATCGGGGACGATTGAACCGATGGGTACCACTCTTGCAGGACAGTCTATCGAAGCGTTCTATATTTCAGTTGAGCATATGAAACCAGCTGCAGTAGGACTGAACTGTGCAACGGGTCCAGAGTTTATGCAGGATCATATTCGTTCCCTTTCTAATCTTGCGACAACTGCCGTTAGCTGTTATCCGAATGCTGGTCTGCCTGATGAGGAAGGACACTATCATGAAACACCGGAAATCCTTGCGAAAAAGCTATCTGATTTTGCTGCGCATGGCTGGTTAAATATTGTCGGCGGCTGTTGTGGCACGACTCCTGAACATATTAAAGCCATTTCGGAAGCAATGAAAAATTATCAGCCACGGGGATATGAGCCATCTTCTGTTCACATGGTATCAGGTATTGAACCATTTGTTTACGATGATCCGACATTACGTCCGATCATGGTGGGAGAACGCACGAACGTCATTGGATCTCGTAAATTCAAACGGTTAATCACCGAAGGGAAATTTGAAGAAGCATCAGAAGTTGCACGGGCACAGGTGAAAGGCGGCGCTCATGTCATTGATATCTGCCTTGCTGACCCTGACCGCGATGAAATCGTGGACATGGAAAATTTCATTAAAGAGGTCGTAAAAAAGGTTAAGGTACCTCTTGTAATCGACTCAACTGATGAGAAGGTCATTGAAAAAGCACTCAAATATTCTCAAGGAAAAGCGATTATTAATTCAATAAATCTTGAAGATGGCGAGGAACGTTTTGAAGCGATTGTTCCATTGATTCATCGCTATGGGGCGGCTGTTGTTGTCGGTACAATTGATGAGGAAGGTATGGGAGTTACTGCCGAGCGAAAGCTGGAGATTGCCAAACGTTCCCATGATCTGCTGGTCCATAAGTATGGGTTGCAATCGCAGGATCTAATTTTTGACCCACTAGTGTTCCCTGTTGGTACTGGGGACGAACAATACATTGGATCTGCGAAGGCAACGGTTGAAGGAATAAGGTTAATTAAGGAGCAGCTTCCAGGGGTGCAAACGATTCTTGGGATTAGTAATGTATCCTTTGGATTACCGCCAGTTGGAAGAGAAATTTTGAATTCGGTATTCCTTTATCACTGTACACAGGCTGGTTTGGATTACGCCATTGTAAATACAGAAAAGTTGGAGCGCTTTGCCTCCATTTCTAAGGAAGAAGTTACCTTAGCGGAGGATTTGTTATTTAGAACAACTGATGAGACGTTAGCTGTTTTTACAGAGTTTTACCGTGGTAAAAAGAAAGAAGCGAAGAGCACCGTCCCAAATATGACTTTGGAAGAGCGTCTCGCCTATTATGTTGTGGAGGGCACGAAAGAAGGCTTACTATCAGATTTGGATTTGGCACTTGAAAGCTATCCTGCCCCGCTTGCTATCATTAATGGACCGTTAATGGATGGCATGAAAGAAGTTGGGCGACTATTTAATGATAACCAATTAATTGTTGCTGAGGTTTTACAGAGTGCAGAAGTGATGAAGGCCGCGGTATCACATTTAGAACCGCATATGGAAAAAGGCGATGTGTCTGCGACAAAAGGCAAAGTTATTTTAGCGACTGTAAAAGGTGATGTTCATGATATTGGTAAAAACCTTGTAGACATTATACTGAGTAATAATGGTTATGATGTGGTTGATCTAGGAATTAAAGTGACTCCTACTGAGTTGGTAAAAGCGATCCATAGAGAAAAACCGGATATGGTTGGTTTGTCAGGTTTACTTGTTAAGTCTGCACAGCAAATGGTGTTAACGGCTCAGGATATGAAAGATGCTGGCATCTCACTCCCTATCTTAGTTGGCGGTGCCGCTCTATCTCGTAAGTTTACCGATACGAAGATTGCTAAGGAATATGATGGACTTGTTTTGTATGCAAAGGATGCGATGAATGGATTATCACTGGCAAACCAACTGCAAGACCAGGAGGAACACCAAAAGCTGTTGGATGAGAAGGCTGAAAAGCTGGCTGCATTAGAGATACCAAGAGAGTTACCAATACGTCAAGTTGGGGCTGTAGCAGTTAAAGTGAAGCCCTCTGTATCAACAGAAGCTCCAGTATTTACGCCAATGGATACAAAAAGACACATTTTAAAAACCTATTCCTTATCTCATATTGAGCCATACATCAATATGCAAATGCTAATTGGGCATCATCTTGGTGTTAAGGGAAAGGTTGCTAAATTGCTTGCTGAAAAGGATGAAAAGGCTGTAAAAGTTAAAGAGGTCGTGGACCAATTGTTAGCAGATGCAAGCCGTGAAAATTGGATTACACCGAATGCTGTTTATCAGTTCTTTCCGGCACAGTCGAATGGTAACAAAGTAATTATCTATGATCCTGAAAATACTGAGACAATCATTGAAACGTTTGATTTCCCGCGCCAAGATGCGGCGCCACATCTTTGTTTAGCTGATTTCTTAAAATCCGTTGACAGTGGTGTAATGGATTATGTTGGCTTCTTTACCGTAACAGCTGGAAGAGGTATTCGAGAAAAAGCGGATGAATTCAAGGCGGACGGTCGTTTCCTTGAGAGCCATGCTCTCCAATCATTAGCACTCGAGACTGCAGAAGGCTTTGCCGAATTGATACACCGTCAGATGCGTGACCGCTGGGGCTTCCCGGATCCGCTTACGTTTACTATGCAGGACCGTTTTGCTGCTAAATACCAAGGACAACGTTTTTCATATGGATATCCGGCCTGCCCAGATTTAGAAGACCAGAAAAAGTTGTTTAAATTAATTCAGCCGGAAGAACTTGGAATCCAATTAACAGATGGTTGCATGATGGAACCGGAAGCTTCTGTTTCTGCGATGGTTTTTGCACATCCTGAGGCAAGGTATTTTAATGTACTAAGGTAA
- a CDS encoding methionine biosynthesis PLP-dependent protein, whose translation MYKIDTKLAQIGNRSETATGTVNPPVYFSTAYRHEGIGQSTGFDYSRTGNPTRQLLEKTIADLEAGDQGFACSSGMAAIFTILSLFQSGDEWLVSEDLYGGTYRLLEQGFKKWGLNTQYVNTCCPEEIAGKITPQTKAIFLETPTNPLMQQSDIAAVSQIAKKHGILLIVDNTFFTPLLQQPIKLGADIVIHSATKYLGGHNDVLAGLIVAKGKELCEALAFHHNGAGGVLSPFDSWLLMRGMKTLSLRMERHEKNAKSVVEFLSNHEDVTDVLYPGRGGMVSFRVKDEAWVNPFLQGLSLITFAESLGGTESFITYPATQTHADIPEEIRIQSGVCNRLLRFSVGIEDPQDLIDDLKKAFANVKEGVIA comes from the coding sequence ATGTACAAAATTGACACAAAACTAGCCCAAATTGGGAACCGCAGCGAGACAGCGACAGGTACAGTGAACCCGCCTGTTTATTTTTCTACTGCTTATCGACACGAAGGTATCGGGCAATCAACAGGTTTTGACTATAGCCGAACAGGGAACCCAACGCGTCAGCTCCTGGAAAAAACGATTGCTGATTTAGAAGCTGGGGACCAAGGTTTTGCCTGCAGTTCAGGAATGGCTGCGATTTTCACGATTCTTTCCTTATTTCAATCGGGAGATGAATGGCTGGTAAGCGAAGATTTATACGGCGGTACCTATCGCTTATTAGAACAAGGCTTTAAAAAATGGGGATTAAACACTCAATATGTAAATACCTGTTGTCCGGAAGAAATCGCAGGGAAGATTACTCCACAAACAAAGGCCATATTTTTGGAGACTCCTACTAATCCCCTCATGCAGCAATCGGACATTGCTGCTGTTTCTCAGATTGCTAAGAAGCACGGAATACTCTTGATTGTTGATAATACCTTCTTTACTCCACTATTACAGCAACCGATTAAGCTCGGGGCTGATATCGTTATTCATAGTGCTACAAAATACCTGGGTGGTCATAACGACGTACTTGCAGGTTTGATTGTCGCAAAAGGAAAGGAACTATGTGAAGCATTGGCTTTTCATCATAACGGTGCGGGTGGTGTACTTAGCCCATTTGACTCCTGGCTGTTAATGCGCGGAATGAAAACATTGTCTCTCCGCATGGAAAGACATGAAAAGAACGCAAAGTCAGTGGTGGAGTTTCTTTCCAATCATGAAGATGTGACAGATGTTCTATATCCTGGACGCGGCGGAATGGTATCTTTCCGAGTAAAAGATGAAGCATGGGTGAACCCATTCCTACAAGGATTATCTCTCATTACGTTTGCAGAAAGTCTCGGTGGAACGGAGAGCTTTATTACGTATCCTGCTACACAAACACATGCGGATATTCCGGAAGAAATTCGAATTCAATCCGGAGTTTGTAATCGTTTATTACGTTTTTCCGTTGGGATTGAAGATCCACAAGACTTAATTGATGACTTGAAAAAGGCTTTCGCGAACGTGAAAGAAGGAGTGATTGCGTAA
- the metC gene encoding cystathionine beta-lyase produces MSHEEYTFETRLLHNQHKVDPTTGAVSVPIQHASTFHQFDFDQFGKYDYGRSLNPTREALEDVIAELEGGVKGFAFSSGMAAISTAFLLLSAGDHIVITEDVYGGTFRMVTQVLSRFGIEHTFVDLTHLDEVKQAIQPNTKAFYVETPSNPLMKVTDIEAISRLATEIGALTFVDNTFLTPSHQKPLELGADVVLHSATKFLSGHSDVVAGLAVVKDENLAKRLGFLQNGFGAILGVQDAWLVLRGIKTLHVRLEQSQKSAIKLAEFLDEHPLVKKVHYPGLESHPQYHIQNKQAAGPGAVLSFELESEDALRTFLANVEIPVFAVSLGAVESILSYPAKMSHAAMPQEEREKRGITNSLVRLSVGLENPDDLIKDFSQAFEKVNRIQLVFERGE; encoded by the coding sequence ATGTCACACGAAGAATACACCTTTGAAACCAGGCTACTTCATAATCAGCATAAAGTGGACCCGACAACTGGTGCGGTTAGTGTACCCATTCAGCATGCATCCACCTTCCACCAATTTGATTTCGACCAGTTCGGTAAATACGATTATGGTCGCAGCTTAAATCCAACAAGAGAAGCGCTTGAGGATGTGATTGCAGAACTTGAGGGTGGTGTAAAAGGCTTTGCTTTTTCTTCTGGTATGGCCGCCATTTCGACTGCGTTCCTTCTGCTTTCCGCTGGTGATCATATTGTCATTACTGAAGATGTATATGGTGGTACGTTCCGGATGGTCACACAGGTCCTTTCCCGGTTCGGTATTGAACATACCTTTGTGGATTTGACCCATTTAGACGAAGTTAAACAAGCGATTCAGCCGAATACAAAAGCATTTTATGTTGAAACACCCTCCAATCCATTAATGAAAGTGACTGATATTGAGGCAATTAGCAGGTTAGCAACGGAAATTGGAGCTTTAACCTTTGTTGATAATACGTTTCTTACCCCTTCACATCAAAAGCCATTGGAATTAGGGGCAGATGTGGTCCTTCATAGCGCAACGAAATTTTTATCAGGACATAGTGATGTCGTTGCGGGTCTCGCTGTGGTTAAGGATGAAAACTTGGCGAAAAGATTAGGCTTTTTACAGAATGGATTTGGTGCTATATTGGGCGTCCAGGATGCCTGGCTCGTACTAAGAGGGATAAAGACGCTTCACGTTCGGCTAGAACAATCACAGAAATCAGCTATTAAACTCGCAGAATTTTTAGATGAACATCCGCTTGTGAAAAAGGTGCATTATCCTGGGCTCGAAAGTCACCCTCAATATCACATCCAGAACAAGCAAGCAGCAGGACCTGGAGCCGTCTTATCCTTTGAATTAGAAAGTGAAGATGCGCTCCGAACCTTTTTGGCCAATGTAGAAATCCCTGTTTTCGCTGTCAGCCTGGGAGCAGTCGAATCAATTCTATCTTATCCGGCGAAAATGTCACATGCCGCCATGCCTCAGGAGGAAAGAGAAAAGCGCGGGATTACTAATAGCCTCGTCCGACTATCGGTTGGACTAGAAAATCCAGATGATCTAATCAAGGATTTTTCCCAAGCGTTTGAGAAAGTTAATCGAATTCAATTAGTATTCGAGCGGGGAGAATAG
- a CDS encoding bifunctional homocysteine S-methyltransferase/methylenetetrahydrofolate reductase, which translates to MSFLEKLKNQILIADGAMGTLLYSYGKDSCLEELNLSQAEHIQTIHQAYIDAGANVIQTNTYAANYLKLQRYGLEDSVKEINSAAVAIAKRAASKSQSYILGTIGGNRGIKPDSITIEELKRSFREQLYCLLLEGVDGLLLETFYDLEELETILTIARKETNLPIIAQVSQQEPGFLQDRTPVNDALKRLEGLGADVVGLNCRLGPHHMLLALDQIEIPEHAFLSAYPNASIPAYTDGKFHYEGDADYFRNSAKAFRNQGVRLLGGCCGTTPDHIRAFAAELKNSVPITEKIVKLKPKQIVVESTPSPIREYAPLQEIVRERPSVIVELDPPRKLDTTKFFEGAKALKEAGIDSITLADNSLATVRISNESLGYLVKEKLGMRPLIHIACRDRNIIGLQSHLMGLHTLGLNDVLAITGDPARVGDFPGASSVYDVSSFELIQMIKQLNEGLSFSGKDLGQKTDFSVAAAFNPNVRSLEKAVKRLEKKIQFGADYFISQPVFSEEKLIEIYEHTKHLKAPIYIGLMPLTSSKNAEFLHNEVPGIKIADSIRERMARLNDKPLQAAREGIAITKSLIDAALDLFNGIYLITPFLRYELTAELAHYARQRASEVRGNNIAENIIY; encoded by the coding sequence ATGAGCTTTTTAGAAAAATTAAAAAATCAAATCTTAATAGCCGATGGAGCCATGGGGACTCTATTGTATTCGTACGGAAAGGATAGTTGTTTAGAGGAACTGAATCTTTCCCAGGCAGAACATATCCAAACGATCCATCAAGCGTATATCGATGCCGGTGCTAATGTCATTCAGACCAACACCTATGCTGCCAATTATTTAAAGCTGCAGCGATATGGTTTGGAGGATTCTGTAAAGGAAATTAACAGTGCTGCCGTAGCTATTGCTAAAAGAGCCGCTTCAAAAAGCCAGTCGTACATCCTTGGAACAATTGGCGGAAATCGAGGAATTAAACCTGATTCAATCACCATTGAAGAATTAAAACGAAGCTTCCGCGAACAATTATATTGTCTTCTCCTTGAAGGCGTAGATGGTTTGTTACTTGAAACCTTTTACGATTTAGAAGAACTTGAAACGATTTTAACCATTGCTAGGAAGGAAACCAACCTGCCAATCATTGCACAAGTCTCCCAACAGGAGCCAGGATTTTTGCAGGATCGAACTCCTGTCAATGATGCCTTAAAACGGCTTGAAGGTCTTGGCGCCGATGTCGTCGGTCTGAACTGCCGGCTCGGCCCCCACCATATGCTGCTAGCATTGGATCAGATAGAAATACCTGAACATGCATTTCTATCAGCCTATCCAAATGCCAGTATCCCTGCCTATACGGACGGAAAGTTCCACTATGAAGGAGATGCCGATTATTTCCGAAACTCTGCAAAAGCGTTCCGTAATCAAGGGGTACGATTACTGGGCGGTTGCTGTGGGACAACGCCAGATCATATTCGAGCCTTTGCAGCGGAATTAAAGAATAGTGTTCCAATTACTGAAAAAATAGTAAAATTAAAGCCAAAGCAGATTGTGGTTGAATCAACACCCTCTCCGATAAGGGAGTATGCTCCCCTACAAGAGATTGTGAGAGAAAGACCTTCTGTTATTGTAGAATTAGATCCTCCTAGGAAGCTAGATACGACCAAGTTTTTCGAAGGAGCCAAAGCATTAAAAGAAGCTGGAATTGATTCTATTACTTTAGCTGATAATTCCCTTGCAACTGTACGTATTTCCAACGAATCATTGGGATATTTAGTGAAAGAAAAATTAGGCATGCGACCGCTTATTCACATTGCATGTCGCGACCGTAATATTATTGGATTACAATCCCACTTAATGGGGCTCCATACTCTAGGATTAAATGACGTTCTTGCGATTACAGGCGACCCTGCAAGAGTAGGAGATTTCCCTGGTGCTTCATCCGTCTATGATGTGTCATCATTTGAACTAATTCAGATGATTAAGCAACTAAATGAAGGTTTGTCTTTTTCCGGTAAAGACTTAGGACAAAAAACCGACTTTAGTGTGGCAGCAGCTTTTAACCCGAATGTGCGCTCACTCGAGAAAGCTGTTAAAAGGCTTGAGAAGAAAATTCAATTTGGTGCAGATTATTTCATCTCCCAGCCTGTTTTTTCAGAAGAAAAGCTGATTGAAATCTATGAACATACAAAACACCTTAAGGCACCTATTTATATTGGACTCATGCCACTGACAAGTAGTAAAAACGCTGAATTCCTTCATAATGAAGTTCCTGGGATTAAAATTGCCGATTCGATACGTGAGCGAATGGCCAGGTTGAATGACAAACCGCTTCAAGCAGCGCGGGAAGGTATTGCTATAACGAAGTCACTCATTGACGCGGCTTTAGATTTATTTAATGGAATTTATTTAATTACACCATTTTTACGTTACGAATTAACTGCAGAGCTGGCTCATTATGCCCGTCAGCGTGCAAGTGAAGTGAGGGGGAACAACATTGCTGAAAACATCATTTACTGA